A window of the Phaseolus vulgaris cultivar G19833 chromosome 5, P. vulgaris v2.0, whole genome shotgun sequence genome harbors these coding sequences:
- the LOC137833883 gene encoding olee1-like protein, with protein sequence MARSFVVVALFVSVVCFSSALARKSPEKFFVEGKIYCDPCQFAFESRLSFALSGVNVTLKCIKEENDIVSYLKNSTTDANGMYNIPVRGDHEEEICMVVADPPNEGQCKEAMPNKSDRIILTKNMGAASMTRYVNPLGFMTQTTDSQCFSVVHELGLDNLDD encoded by the exons ATGGCAAGGTCATTTGTTGTTGTTGCCCTCTTTGTCTCAGTGGTGTGCTTTTCCTCTGCATTGGCTCGTAAATCACCTGAAAAATTCTTTGTTGAAGGCAAGATTTATTGTGATCCTTGCCAATTCGCATTTGAGTCTAGACTCAGCTTCGCCTTATCAG GTGTAAATGTGACTTTGAAATGCATCAAGGAAGAGAATGATATAGTGTCATATTTGAAGAATAGCACAACTGATGCAAATGGCATGTACAACATCCCTGTTCGTGGTGATCACGAGGAAGAGATCTGTATGGTGGTTGCAGACCCACCAAATGAGGGACAATGTAAAGAAGCAATGCCAAACAAGTCTGACAGAATCATCCTCACCAAAAACATGGGTGCCGCTTCTATGACACGCTATGTCAATCCCCTTGGGTTCATGACACAGACAACTGATTCACAATGCTTTTCCGTTGTTCATGAACTAGGACTCGACAACCTTGATGATTAa
- the LOC137833884 gene encoding olee1-like protein, which yields MARSFAVVALFVSAVCFSSALARKSPEKFFVEGKIYCDPCQFAFESRLSFALSGVNVTLKCIKEENDIVSYQKNSTTDANGMYSIPVHGDHEEEICVVVADPPNEGQCKEAMPNKSDRIILTKNMGAASMTRYVNPLGFMTQTTDSQCFAVVQELGLDKLDD from the exons ATGGCAAGGTCATTTGCTGTTGTTGCCCTCTTTGTCTCAGCGGTGTGCTTCTCCTCTGCCTTGGCTCGTAAATCACCTGAAAAATTCTTCGTTGAAGGCAAGATTTATTGTGATCCTTGCCAATTCGCATTTGAGTCCAGACTCAGCTTCGCCTTGTCAG GTGTGAATGTGACTTTGAAATGCATCAAGGAAGAGAATGATATAGTGTCATATCAAAAGAATAGCACAACTGATGCAAATGGCATGTATAGCATCCCTGTCCATGGTGATCACGAGGAAGAGATCTGTGTGGTGGTTGCAGACCCACCAAATGAGGGACAATGTAAAGAGGCAATGCCAAACAAGTCCGACAGGATCATCCTCACCAAAAACATGGGCGCCGCTTCTATGACACGCTATGTCAATCCCCTTGGGTTCATGACACAGACAACTGATTCACAATGCTTTGCCGTTGTTCAGGAACTAGGACTCGACAAACTTGATGATTAA